The Halobacterium sp. CBA1132 genome has a segment encoding these proteins:
- a CDS encoding ABC transporter ATP-binding protein: MTERAIETHGLTKRYGDETAVEGLELAIPAGSVYGFLGPNGAGKTTTMRMLTTLTEPSDGTGTVAGADIADRDAVVSRIGYLPEEPPLHAELTGREQLRYIAGLRDLPEADAEARIDDLLGRFSLAGDADKRISAYSKGMKQKVGIIQAMLHDPDVLFLDEPTSGLDPRAARTVRDTIADLTDGDATVFLSTHILPVVDELADTVGVLYDGRLVTEGSPSHLKSRAESGDERTLEDVFLEVTGGIGDAAAEEA, translated from the coding sequence ATGACCGAGCGCGCCATCGAAACGCACGGACTCACCAAGCGGTACGGCGACGAGACCGCCGTCGAGGGCCTCGAACTCGCCATCCCCGCCGGCAGCGTCTACGGCTTCCTCGGGCCGAACGGCGCGGGGAAAACCACGACCATGCGGATGCTCACGACGCTCACGGAACCCAGCGATGGCACCGGCACGGTCGCCGGCGCGGACATCGCCGACCGCGACGCCGTCGTCTCCCGCATCGGCTACCTCCCCGAGGAACCGCCGCTGCACGCCGAACTCACGGGCCGCGAGCAACTCCGGTACATCGCCGGCCTGCGGGACCTCCCCGAAGCGGACGCCGAAGCCCGCATCGACGACTTACTCGGTCGGTTCTCGCTGGCCGGCGACGCCGACAAGCGCATCTCCGCGTACTCGAAGGGGATGAAGCAGAAGGTCGGCATCATCCAAGCGATGCTCCACGACCCCGACGTGCTGTTCCTCGACGAACCCACGTCCGGGCTGGACCCGCGGGCGGCCCGCACCGTCCGGGACACGATTGCGGACCTCACCGACGGCGACGCCACTGTCTTCCTCTCGACGCACATCCTCCCGGTCGTCGACGAACTCGCAGACACCGTCGGCGTGCTCTACGACGGTCGCCTCGTCACCGAGGGGTCGCCGTCCCACCTCAAGTCGCGCGCCGAATCCGGCGACGAGCGCACCCTCGAAGACGTCTTCCTCGAAGTCACCGGCGGCATCGGCGACGCGGCCGCCGAGGAGGCCTGA